One genomic region from Melioribacteraceae bacterium encodes:
- a CDS encoding class I SAM-dependent methyltransferase, giving the protein MKENKNHWYDGIFYDKLIAPNQDKSFELIKKIIGYDKTILDAGCGTGRFAFQIADRCRLVDSVDLSIKNIQLANTKLSSTGFSNIRFHHSDLLMFLGDTETHYDYSVLSYVIHEVDSHLRVEILRSLSEKSDNVIIADYLVPRIKGFWSVLNEVVEFAAGSDHYRNFKSYVRENGVYGLAEKSGLKIKKEIKNVPSTSHIVILTKN; this is encoded by the coding sequence ACAAACTGATAGCGCCGAATCAGGACAAATCGTTTGAACTGATTAAGAAAATCATCGGTTATGATAAAACAATTTTAGATGCCGGTTGCGGTACCGGAAGATTTGCGTTTCAGATTGCTGATAGATGCCGTTTGGTTGATTCCGTTGACCTTTCGATAAAGAATATTCAGCTCGCTAACACAAAATTATCTTCAACAGGTTTTTCCAATATCAGATTTCATCACTCGGATTTATTAATGTTTCTTGGCGATACCGAAACACATTACGATTACTCGGTTCTGTCTTATGTTATTCACGAAGTTGATTCTCACCTGCGCGTTGAAATACTCAGAAGCCTCTCGGAGAAATCTGACAACGTAATTATAGCCGATTACCTCGTACCCAGGATTAAAGGATTCTGGAGCGTTTTAAATGAAGTAGTAGAATTTGCAGCAGGCAGTGATCATTACAGAAATTTTAAATCTTATGTAAGAGAAAACGGTGTTTATGGATTGGCTGAAAAAAGCGGATTGAAAATAAAGAAAGAGATTAAAAATGTTCCTTCAACAAGTCATATAGTAATTCTTACAAAAAATTAA
- a CDS encoding EamA family transporter: MTWFLIALLSSFLSAFAAITQKKVLFNRSPLEFSFLLSIANLLFSIPFFFFIDYGTVNLNNLTVLFVKAVIGVAAFLCVMTALKNLQISNALPLLALTPGFVAFFAFIFLGESLSLPEVAGLISLMTGTYILESKNLKEILFPLNVFFRSKFHRYILAALLLFTASSVMDKLLLIRLNLTPVSLTAFQHLFFAILFTIIYLFGKGDSKSSGLLADKKDFGWIALISVLTIGYRFTQIVSIGLASVALTLAVKRTSVLWATIIGGRIFKDSNMIKKTIAVLFILLGAVLILRD; encoded by the coding sequence ATGACCTGGTTTCTGATAGCTTTATTATCGTCATTTCTTTCAGCATTTGCTGCAATCACTCAGAAGAAAGTTCTTTTTAACAGAAGTCCGCTGGAGTTCTCCTTTCTCTTATCAATTGCTAACCTTCTCTTCTCCATCCCTTTCTTCTTCTTCATCGATTACGGCACAGTAAATCTGAATAACCTAACCGTTCTATTTGTAAAAGCGGTTATCGGCGTTGCCGCGTTTTTATGTGTAATGACAGCGTTAAAAAATCTGCAGATCAGCAACGCGCTTCCTTTGCTTGCTTTAACTCCGGGCTTTGTTGCCTTCTTTGCTTTTATTTTCCTGGGCGAGTCGCTATCTCTTCCGGAAGTTGCGGGACTTATATCATTAATGACCGGGACTTACATCCTCGAAAGTAAGAACCTGAAGGAAATACTCTTTCCTCTTAATGTGTTTTTCAGATCCAAATTCCACCGGTACATACTCGCAGCACTATTATTATTCACAGCTTCCTCGGTTATGGATAAATTACTTTTAATCAGGTTGAATCTCACGCCGGTTTCATTAACCGCATTTCAGCATCTCTTCTTCGCAATTCTTTTTACGATCATATATTTATTCGGCAAAGGCGATTCTAAAAGTTCCGGGCTGCTGGCTGATAAAAAGGATTTTGGATGGATTGCGCTTATATCTGTTTTAACAATCGGCTACCGTTTTACACAGATCGTATCCATCGGACTGGCATCTGTTGCGCTAACGCTTGCTGTGAAACGAACTTCCGTACTGTGGGCGACAATTATTGGCGGAAGGATTTTTAAAGACTCGAACATGATTAAAAAAACTATTGCGGTTCTCTTTATACTGCTGGGTGCTGTTTTAATTCTCCGGGATTAA
- a CDS encoding TonB-dependent receptor: MKFRILLLLIFQFYSLIYAQEAGLRGTIIDSKSGLPVQGAVVYIPNYPVAYSNNDGYYSIKFLPAGKYQVKVSRLGYLPVTDSVLIRSEVVSKDFYMESSPVELDEVIVSTDRTDKFLRNSPYSELLLGKDAIQNKPFQTLPDILKEEPGISLMRDGIWGTEISIRGLNRDNLVTLVDGNRIATSTDIAARLSLFNTNDIERIEIIKGASSALYGSGATGGIVNIITRSPGLYDELGFNGNIAAGFNSVNNLSAVSGLITGGSSFWSSKLSASYRKAGNTQTPAGELQNSQFEDYSLAAGLNLFPFQNHLLKFDYQLFRANDVGIPGASIFPVNAEVRYPDEKRELISAGYEIQNISKSFYKLSVKFSRQLIERNVENIPYTVQNIPASGTNPARRVSVLKILPGADHNNNNLQLHGNFLLTDDNNLVTGIDYWDRTYNGRREKHQLIEVLNPQGNLVSSVNKIIGEKPLPDSKYKSLGIFAQDNAQFFNGRLQLTAGLRYDRIFIEGETTYNPVYEITNGVVNYSPASQTIIWNRTEAVENSYSANIGLKYSLNPDFDLTLSTGLSFRSPSLEERFQFIDQGSFVRVGNPYLNPETGKSVDLGLRYYSLKLKIVSSIFFNYFDNLVSEIPGLFDGRNAFIKTNIGKARLYGFDFRADYNFYSDHLFYFISSFVKGDDISSGGDLPEIPPLNGSAGIKFSYSSKLSIVISSDYSFGQNSVAEGERSTAGYALLNLSVNSGVFDLFGSGIRINAGVENIFNKEYRNHLSTIRGNLIFEPGRNFFVKLIADF; the protein is encoded by the coding sequence ATGAAATTTAGGATTCTTTTACTATTGATTTTTCAGTTTTATTCTTTAATATATGCACAGGAAGCAGGTTTAAGAGGAACGATAATAGATTCTAAAAGCGGATTACCTGTTCAGGGAGCGGTTGTCTATATTCCCAATTATCCTGTTGCCTATTCTAATAATGACGGATATTATTCAATCAAATTTCTGCCCGCGGGTAAATATCAGGTAAAAGTATCCAGGCTCGGTTATCTGCCCGTAACCGATTCGGTGTTGATTCGTAGCGAAGTTGTGTCAAAGGATTTTTACATGGAATCCTCACCGGTAGAACTCGATGAAGTGATTGTAAGTACCGACAGAACCGATAAATTTCTGCGCAACTCTCCTTATTCGGAATTGCTTCTGGGAAAGGATGCAATTCAGAATAAGCCATTTCAAACTCTTCCGGATATTTTAAAAGAAGAACCTGGAATCTCACTTATGCGCGACGGTATCTGGGGAACAGAAATCAGTATCCGCGGATTGAACCGCGACAATCTTGTTACACTCGTAGATGGAAACAGGATTGCAACATCAACAGATATTGCTGCCCGGCTTTCGCTATTTAACACTAACGACATCGAGAGGATTGAAATAATTAAAGGAGCATCATCGGCTCTATACGGTTCCGGCGCCACCGGTGGAATTGTTAATATAATTACCCGCTCACCCGGACTTTATGATGAACTTGGTTTTAACGGCAACATTGCCGCAGGGTTTAATTCGGTTAATAATTTGTCAGCTGTATCGGGTTTGATTACCGGAGGAAGCTCTTTCTGGTCTTCAAAATTATCTGCTTCTTACAGGAAAGCAGGGAACACACAAACACCCGCGGGGGAACTTCAAAACAGCCAGTTCGAAGATTATAGTCTAGCGGCGGGATTAAATCTCTTTCCGTTCCAGAATCACCTTTTAAAATTTGATTATCAATTATTCAGGGCAAATGACGTTGGCATCCCCGGCGCTTCGATCTTTCCCGTGAATGCTGAAGTTCGTTACCCGGATGAAAAAAGAGAATTGATTTCTGCGGGGTATGAAATACAGAATATTTCAAAATCTTTTTATAAGCTTTCCGTGAAATTTTCCCGGCAGTTGATTGAAAGAAACGTGGAGAATATTCCGTATACGGTTCAGAATATTCCGGCATCGGGTACAAATCCCGCAAGGCGCGTAAGCGTTTTAAAAATTCTCCCGGGCGCAGATCATAATAACAATAATCTGCAGCTTCACGGAAATTTTCTCCTTACTGACGATAACAACCTTGTTACGGGTATAGACTACTGGGATAGAACTTATAACGGAAGGCGCGAGAAGCACCAGCTTATTGAAGTTTTAAATCCGCAGGGGAATCTGGTCTCTTCAGTAAATAAAATTATCGGCGAAAAACCGCTGCCGGATTCTAAGTATAAAAGTTTGGGAATATTTGCCCAGGATAATGCTCAATTCTTTAATGGCAGATTGCAGCTTACTGCGGGTTTGCGTTACGATAGAATCTTTATAGAGGGGGAGACAACTTATAATCCTGTCTACGAAATTACCAACGGAGTTGTGAATTATTCTCCTGCATCTCAGACAATAATCTGGAACAGGACAGAAGCTGTTGAAAATTCCTATAGTGCTAACATAGGATTGAAATACTCTCTTAATCCGGATTTTGATCTTACATTGTCCACTGGTCTCTCATTCCGTTCTCCGTCACTCGAGGAGCGGTTTCAATTTATTGATCAGGGAAGTTTTGTGCGTGTTGGCAATCCTTATTTGAATCCGGAAACAGGGAAATCGGTCGATCTTGGCCTCCGTTATTATTCGCTGAAATTAAAAATAGTATCGAGTATTTTCTTCAATTATTTCGATAATCTTGTTTCAGAAATACCCGGTCTTTTCGATGGAAGGAATGCTTTTATTAAAACCAATATAGGCAAAGCCAGATTATACGGATTTGATTTCCGTGCTGATTATAATTTCTATTCCGATCATCTTTTCTACTTTATCTCTTCATTTGTAAAAGGTGATGATATTTCCTCCGGAGGAGATCTTCCAGAAATTCCGCCTCTGAACGGAAGCGCGGGTATTAAATTCTCTTATAGCAGTAAACTCAGCATTGTTATCTCATCGGATTATAGTTTTGGACAGAATAGCGTTGCTGAAGGTGAAAGATCAACAGCGGGCTATGCACTACTCAACCTTTCCGTAAATTCCGGTGTCTTTGATTTATTCGGCTCCGGAATCAGAATTAATGCCGGTGTGGAGAATATCTTTAATAAAGAATACAGAAACCATCTCTCAACCATAAGAGGGAATTTGATATTTGAGCCAGGACGGAATTTCTTTGTTAAATTAATCGCGGATTTTTGA